Proteins encoded within one genomic window of Humulus lupulus chromosome 1, drHumLupu1.1, whole genome shotgun sequence:
- the LOC133833258 gene encoding flavanone 3-dioxygenase 2-like, which yields MEKLLSTKRDMKFVPEAYIMPPGTRPGNSKVPICENIPVIDLKADPTKLSHQIIDACKEFGFFQLINHGVPEKMLKDVLEVGKEYFKLPDEDKAIMFSDDTNQSSRLQTSMDYTKEQLHYWRDALKHPCHPLEKHIQSWPQKPPQYREVMGPYSIEVWKLSLCLLDLISNGLGLEPGFFSRESEEFEVRMSVNHYPACPDPSLTLGLPKHADVDLLTLLLQEMNGLQILKHGQWLAVEPLPNAFVVNIGHTLEIISNGKLNSVEHRVVTNQKLGRTTISSFIFPSHSYKIEPAKGLIKDDCPPLYREFIFKDFLATYVTDTCQRKSPLDRYKLKL from the exons ATGGAGAAGCTCTTATCAACCAAAAGAGACATGAAATTTGTACCAGAGGCATACATAATGCCACCTGGCACTAGACCTGGCAATTCCAAAGTCCCAATATGTGAGAACATACCTGTGATTGATCTCAAAGCAGATCCAACCAAACTCTCTCATCAAATCATAGATGCTTGCAAAGAATTTGGATTCTTCCAG TTGATCAATCATGGGGTTCCAGAGAAGATGTTAAAGGATGTGTTAGAAGTGGGTAAGGAATATTTTAAGCTACCAGATGAAGACAAAGCAATCATGTTCTCTGACGATACCAACCAAAGTAGTAGGCTACAAACCAGCATGGATTATACGAAAGAGCAGCTTCATTACTGGAGAGATGCTTTGAAACACCCTTGTCATCCTTTAGAGAAACACATTCAATCTTGGCCTCAAAAACCACCTCAATACcg AGAGGTGATGGGGCCATACTCAATTGAGGTTTGGAAACTGAGCTTGTGTCTTTTGGATCTGATAAGTAATGGATTAGGACTTGAACCAGGGTTCTTCAGCCGTGAAAGTGAAGAGTTTGAAGTTCGTATGTCAGTAAACCACTATCCAGCATGCCCAGATCCAAGTTTGACATTAGGACTACCTAAACATGCTGATGTTGACCTATTAACTCTTCTTCTCCAAGAAATGAATGGTCTCCAAATACTCAAACATGGTCAATGGCTTGCGGTTGAGCCTCTCCCTAATGCATTTGTTGTCAACATAGGTCACACTTTagag ATTATTAGCAATGGAAAGCTAAATAGTGTTGAACACAGAGTTGTGACAAACCAAAAGCTTGGGCGGACAACAATAAGCAGCTTCATTTTTCCTTCGCACAGTTACAAAATTGAACCTGCAAAAGGGCTTATCAAAGACGATTGTCCTCCACTATATAGAGAGTTCATATTCAAAGATTTTCTGGCCACTTATGTAACAGACACTTGCCAGAGAAAATCACCACTCGACCGCTATAAGCTCAAACTTTAG